One genomic window of Polyangium aurulentum includes the following:
- a CDS encoding serine/threonine-protein kinase produces the protein MRAGDRVDGRFEILRRAGSGGMGEVFQGKDLETGALVAVKVMLTPSSGDRARFEREADALAELRHPAIVRHVARGNTANGDPYLVMEWLDGEDLAGILRERTLDPGEALLLARRVAEALAEAHAHGMIHRDIKPGNLFLVGGDCANVKLLDFGVAWRGGATRMTRTGMLLGTPGYTAPEQARGDEELTPAIDVFALGAVLFEALSGEPAFRGDSVIALLAKLVFDDPPRLRDLVPGIPSQVEALVERMLAKDPAARPRDGAALLDAIDAVAPSAPRPTRRPPTLPTPSSLGGSERRVLQIVLIGNVTGAEGEPGVREDLSPPVLELLQDASRQAGGRLERLADGSMAVALWAPGVAEDRVAVAARFALSIRALVGDRPIALTTGRGALGGKLALSDAIDRAAARLGARGGPTSAIAIDDVTAALLDPRFAFRETPAGHELSGERERADTARTLLGKPTPCVGRERELRLLEEAFVACVDEPGAQAFLITAPAGIGKSRLAHEILKLLRKRPEPLEIWTARGDALRAGSPLGLLDGALRSAAGILDADPPEVRRDKLERRVERSVSPLDARRVASFLGEIVGASFPDAADPPLWAARRDAQLMAEQMRMAFEDFVLGSCAEHAVVLVLEDLHWGDAATLRFVDAALRTARDHPLFVLALARPEAHELFPRLWADRGVQEVRLRPLTRRASERLVREALGEAGDAEAVERLVSLADGHAFYLEELIRAAAEGKRELPETVVAMVQSRLEGLESDARRILRAASIFGEVFWKGSVLTLVGREISASRAAEWLGRLVERELLVRRRDSRFPGEEELAFRHALLREGAYAMLTEEDRALGHRLAAEWLASRGEDDPLVLAGHYERSTEPARAADYWLSAAENAHRRGDPGALFAHVERGLASGVTGETRVAMLGLVCEAHTWGNQACEAVPFAEELLRLAPPGSVPWVQGALVQVQDAMIRGDFPALLDALELVRGVDPSPEAASTVAFTLAVGIAMLDLGCAIDRATQLVERLHALVDRLGARDPLLGGWMAVLHGFRDAALADDPWAGLRHSRRACAIFEQTGHGRGLTTARAMRGMNLWFLGRVDEAEPDLSAAVATAPEMGVGTAYPFFCLAELESARGRTAEAMVVAQRLMAHGRARGVLLDEGRGRWVLARVLARAGDFEAAEREASSALELLGGVRLDYPGVLSTVAAIRLARGDVEGALGDAVRAAEASAVQRAVGLYQEASVRLTHAECLWAAGRHDEARAAIAEARGRLLAIAAGISDRAVRASFLEVVPENARTLLLARQWVGDVPAAGE, from the coding sequence ATGCGGGCGGGCGATCGGGTCGACGGGCGCTTCGAGATCTTGCGCCGCGCCGGATCCGGCGGGATGGGCGAGGTGTTTCAGGGCAAAGACCTCGAGACCGGCGCGCTCGTCGCGGTCAAGGTCATGCTCACGCCCTCCTCCGGCGATCGCGCCCGCTTCGAGCGCGAGGCGGACGCCCTCGCCGAGCTCCGCCACCCGGCCATCGTCCGCCACGTCGCCCGCGGAAACACCGCGAACGGCGATCCCTACCTGGTCATGGAGTGGCTCGACGGCGAAGACCTCGCCGGGATCCTCCGCGAGCGCACGCTCGACCCGGGCGAGGCGCTCCTGCTCGCCCGCCGCGTCGCCGAGGCCCTCGCCGAGGCCCACGCCCACGGCATGATCCACCGCGACATCAAGCCCGGCAATCTCTTCCTCGTGGGCGGCGATTGCGCGAACGTCAAATTGCTCGACTTCGGCGTGGCCTGGCGCGGCGGCGCGACGCGCATGACCCGCACCGGAATGCTCCTCGGCACCCCCGGCTACACCGCACCCGAGCAGGCCCGCGGCGACGAGGAGCTGACGCCGGCCATCGACGTCTTCGCCCTCGGCGCCGTGCTCTTCGAGGCCCTGTCGGGCGAGCCCGCGTTCCGCGGCGACAGCGTCATCGCCCTGCTCGCCAAGCTCGTCTTCGACGACCCGCCGCGCCTGCGCGACCTCGTCCCCGGCATCCCGAGCCAGGTCGAGGCGCTCGTCGAGCGCATGCTCGCGAAGGACCCCGCCGCCCGCCCGCGCGACGGCGCCGCGCTGCTCGACGCGATCGACGCCGTGGCCCCCTCCGCCCCGCGCCCCACGCGCAGGCCCCCCACCCTGCCCACGCCCAGCTCGCTCGGCGGCAGCGAGCGGCGCGTGCTGCAGATCGTGCTCATCGGCAACGTCACGGGGGCCGAGGGCGAGCCCGGCGTGCGCGAGGACCTGTCGCCTCCGGTCCTGGAGCTGCTGCAAGACGCGTCGCGACAGGCCGGCGGACGCCTCGAGCGCCTCGCCGACGGATCCATGGCCGTGGCGCTATGGGCGCCCGGCGTCGCCGAGGACCGGGTGGCCGTGGCCGCGCGCTTCGCGCTGTCGATCCGAGCGCTCGTCGGCGACCGCCCCATCGCCCTCACCACCGGCCGCGGCGCCCTCGGCGGCAAGCTCGCCCTGAGCGACGCCATCGACCGCGCGGCCGCGCGCCTCGGCGCCCGCGGCGGTCCGACGAGCGCCATCGCGATCGACGACGTGACGGCCGCGCTGCTCGATCCGCGCTTCGCGTTCCGCGAGACCCCGGCCGGCCACGAGCTTTCAGGCGAGCGCGAGCGCGCGGACACCGCCCGCACCCTGCTCGGAAAGCCCACCCCGTGCGTGGGCCGCGAGCGCGAGCTGAGGCTGCTCGAGGAGGCCTTCGTCGCCTGCGTCGACGAGCCCGGCGCGCAGGCCTTCTTGATCACGGCCCCCGCCGGCATCGGGAAATCGCGCCTGGCGCACGAGATATTGAAGCTCTTGCGCAAGCGGCCCGAGCCGCTCGAGATCTGGACCGCCCGGGGCGACGCGCTGCGCGCAGGCTCGCCGCTCGGGCTGCTCGATGGAGCCCTGCGCAGCGCCGCGGGCATCCTCGACGCCGATCCGCCCGAGGTCCGCCGTGACAAACTCGAGCGGCGCGTGGAGCGCTCGGTGTCGCCGCTCGACGCGCGCCGCGTGGCCTCGTTCCTCGGCGAGATCGTGGGCGCGTCCTTCCCCGACGCGGCCGATCCGCCGCTCTGGGCCGCGCGCCGCGACGCGCAGCTCATGGCCGAGCAGATGCGCATGGCCTTCGAGGACTTCGTGCTCGGGTCCTGCGCCGAGCACGCCGTGGTGCTCGTGCTCGAGGACCTGCACTGGGGCGACGCGGCCACCTTGCGCTTCGTGGACGCGGCGCTGCGCACGGCGCGCGACCATCCGCTGTTCGTGCTCGCCCTGGCGCGCCCCGAGGCGCACGAGCTGTTCCCGCGGCTGTGGGCCGATCGCGGGGTGCAGGAGGTGCGCTTGCGTCCGCTCACCCGCCGCGCGAGCGAGCGGCTCGTGCGCGAGGCGCTCGGCGAGGCGGGGGACGCCGAGGCGGTCGAGCGGCTCGTGAGCCTCGCCGACGGGCACGCGTTCTACCTCGAGGAGCTCATCCGCGCGGCGGCCGAGGGCAAGCGCGAGCTGCCCGAGACGGTGGTGGCGATGGTGCAGTCGCGCCTCGAGGGGCTCGAGTCCGACGCGCGGCGGATCCTTCGGGCCGCGAGCATCTTCGGCGAGGTCTTCTGGAAGGGCTCGGTCTTGACCCTGGTGGGCCGCGAGATCTCGGCGAGCCGCGCGGCCGAGTGGCTCGGGCGGCTGGTCGAGCGCGAGCTTCTGGTGCGCAGGCGCGACAGCCGTTTTCCCGGGGAGGAAGAGCTCGCGTTCCGTCACGCGCTCTTGCGGGAGGGCGCGTACGCGATGCTCACCGAGGAGGACCGGGCGCTCGGGCACAGGCTCGCGGCGGAGTGGCTCGCGTCGCGCGGCGAGGACGATCCGCTGGTGCTCGCGGGCCATTACGAGCGCAGCACCGAGCCCGCGCGCGCGGCGGACTACTGGCTGTCCGCGGCCGAGAACGCCCACCGGCGCGGCGATCCGGGCGCGCTCTTCGCGCACGTCGAGCGGGGGCTCGCGAGCGGCGTCACGGGGGAGACGCGCGTGGCCATGCTGGGCCTCGTGTGCGAGGCGCACACGTGGGGCAACCAGGCCTGTGAGGCCGTTCCTTTCGCGGAGGAGCTGTTGCGCCTGGCGCCGCCGGGCAGCGTCCCGTGGGTGCAGGGGGCGCTCGTGCAGGTGCAGGATGCGATGATCCGGGGCGATTTTCCGGCCCTGCTCGACGCGCTCGAGCTGGTGCGCGGGGTCGATCCCTCGCCCGAGGCGGCCAGCACGGTGGCCTTCACGCTCGCCGTGGGCATCGCGATGCTCGACCTCGGCTGCGCGATCGACCGGGCCACGCAGCTCGTCGAGCGCCTGCACGCGCTGGTCGATCGCCTCGGCGCGCGCGATCCCCTGCTCGGCGGCTGGATGGCGGTTCTGCACGGCTTTCGCGACGCCGCGCTCGCGGACGATCCCTGGGCGGGCCTGCGCCACAGCCGCAGGGCGTGCGCCATTTTCGAGCAGACCGGCCACGGCCGCGGGCTCACCACGGCGCGCGCGATGCGGGGGATGAATCTCTGGTTTCTCGGCCGCGTGGACGAGGCCGAGCCCGACCTGTCCGCGGCGGTCGCCACCGCCCCCGAAATGGGCGTGGGCACCGCATATCCGTTCTTCTGCCTGGCGGAGCTCGAATCGGCGCGCGGCCGGACGGCGGAAGCGATGGTCGTGGCCCAGCGCCTGATGGCGCACGGTCGGGCGCGCGGGGTGCTCCTCGACGAGGGGCGGGGCCGCTGGGTGCTCGCGCGTGTGCTCGCGCGGGCGGGGGATTTCGAGGCGGCCGAGCGCGAGGCATCCTCTGCGCTCGAGCTGCTCGGCGGTGTGCGCCTCGATTACCCTGGCGTTCTCTCGACGGTCGCGGCGATCCGGCTCGCGCGGGGCGATGTCGAGGGGGCGCTCGGGGATGCCGTCCGGGCTGCCGAAGCGAGCGCCGTCCAGCGCGCCGTGGGGCTTTATCAGGAGGCGTCCGTGCGCCTGACCCATGCCGAATGTCTCTGGGCGGCGGGTCGGCACGACGAGGCGCGGGCGGCCATTGCGGAGGCGAGAGGCCGGCTCCTGGCCATTGCGGCTGGGATCTCGGACCGGGCAGTGCGGGCGAGCTTTCT